A genomic region of Chloroflexota bacterium contains the following coding sequences:
- a CDS encoding SCO family protein, which yields MSRWRLLYALAALPVIAVIAFATLRPIQVLPRITLSPGFSLTDQNNARLTNEDLRGRITLYNFTYANCAAPCPQTSSVFRALQTELRATDTNGIPVSLVTISFDPERDTPEKLHAYAAQVGADSSVWRIATGDATRLKYALGGGFGLYYARNADGAFTFDPLFVLVDGWGIIRAYYKTATPTTDRLARDIRLIAQEARNSEGAARYAYEAAHLFLCYPP from the coding sequence ATGAGTCGTTGGCGTCTCCTCTACGCGCTCGCGGCATTGCCGGTGATCGCAGTCATCGCGTTCGCGACATTGCGCCCAATCCAAGTTTTGCCACGCATCACACTTTCACCTGGTTTTTCACTCACCGATCAAAATAACGCGCGTTTGACGAACGAAGATTTGCGCGGGCGCATCACGCTGTACAATTTCACGTACGCGAATTGCGCCGCGCCGTGTCCGCAAACGAGTTCTGTGTTTCGCGCGTTGCAAACCGAGTTGCGCGCGACCGACACGAACGGGATTCCGGTTTCGCTCGTGACGATTTCGTTCGACCCCGAGCGCGACACGCCGGAAAAATTGCACGCGTACGCCGCGCAAGTGGGTGCGGATTCGTCCGTGTGGCGCATCGCGACCGGCGACGCGACGCGGCTCAAGTACGCGCTGGGCGGCGGCTTTGGTCTGTACTATGCGCGCAACGCGGACGGCGCTTTCACCTTTGATCCGTTGTTCGTGTTGGTGGATGGCTGGGGCATCATTCGCGCGTACTACAAAACGGCGACGCCGACGACCGACCGTCTCGCGCGCGATATTCGCTTGATCGCGCAAGAAGCGCGCAACAGCGAGGGCGCGGCGCGGTACGCGTACGAAGCCGCGCACTTGTTCTTGTGTTATCCACCGTAG
- a CDS encoding GAF domain-containing sensor histidine kinase: MSVFSSTVERVTGLVHTGLTSAKVMRWRWVALLIVLALVALHELFLSAIILQVAPVWRDAVGMLVYSLTGISATWFTMTMLARALARREQVEAELRAAFAELEFNHQKLLALNEFGKRITDANHEETVYELAAQGAVQLTGARASSVVTFDDNGDRLKLDVTWGLSDHYLHAFRARLDAGVSMLRCRDCSTLKTHASSDCPLFLGLHDEARAEGIGSLVCLPIVRDQERVGIISAYFPTVDGPPEDYIRLLNILGGVIASALDSLRQRQRQVGTLHALDRASQSAQALNDLAAQVLDIAAAGWDAHAGGIFLFDEASETWTCRARRNLGDALTDARFQLGLQLANQTHETRAPVLRANVASDAHDLLSVVAAPLVAENRTFGAMFLGSRHARTFTDDHVEMLTTMAHQIALAIRNAQLYAQVNQLAVLEERYRLSREIHDGLAQTLGYLSLQAERLENLIASQRYDATTRELSEMQQTIRGAYVDVREAIDGLRLGVDEPDKLVARLTDYVDEFARQTGIAATFTSEPAGLTVSPEMGMQLLRIAQEALTNVRKHSHARQVQVALRANAHEIALSVTDDGSGFRDAAQPGRVYHSHGMATMRERAQSLGGTLTVATGPGQGTRIVVMMPIRAARDSVV, translated from the coding sequence ATGTCTGTATTTTCCTCTACAGTCGAACGAGTAACGGGACTCGTACACACGGGACTGACGAGCGCCAAAGTTATGCGTTGGCGTTGGGTTGCGTTACTGATCGTCCTCGCGCTCGTGGCGTTGCACGAGTTGTTTCTCTCCGCGATTATTTTACAGGTTGCCCCAGTTTGGCGCGATGCCGTGGGGATGTTGGTGTACAGTCTCACCGGCATCTCCGCGACCTGGTTCACGATGACGATGCTGGCGCGCGCGCTCGCGCGCCGTGAGCAAGTCGAAGCTGAACTGCGCGCGGCATTCGCCGAACTCGAATTCAATCACCAAAAACTGCTCGCGCTCAACGAGTTTGGCAAACGCATCACCGACGCGAATCACGAAGAGACGGTGTACGAACTCGCGGCGCAAGGCGCAGTGCAATTGACCGGCGCGCGCGCGTCCAGTGTCGTAACGTTCGACGATAACGGCGACCGCCTCAAACTCGATGTGACCTGGGGCTTGAGCGATCACTATTTGCACGCGTTCCGCGCGCGTCTGGACGCAGGCGTTTCGATGTTGCGTTGCCGCGATTGCTCGACGCTCAAAACGCACGCGTCGAGCGATTGTCCGTTGTTTCTCGGTTTGCACGACGAAGCGCGCGCCGAAGGTATCGGTTCGCTCGTTTGCTTGCCGATTGTGCGCGATCAAGAACGCGTCGGCATCATCTCCGCGTATTTTCCCACGGTGGACGGTCCGCCCGAAGACTACATTCGTCTGCTCAATATTCTCGGCGGCGTGATCGCGAGTGCGCTCGATAGTTTGCGTCAACGTCAGCGTCAGGTCGGCACACTGCACGCGCTCGACCGCGCGTCGCAAAGCGCGCAAGCATTGAACGATCTCGCCGCGCAAGTGCTCGACATCGCGGCGGCGGGCTGGGACGCGCACGCCGGCGGAATTTTTCTTTTCGACGAGGCGTCGGAAACGTGGACGTGCCGCGCGCGCCGCAACCTGGGCGACGCGCTTACCGACGCGCGGTTTCAACTCGGTTTGCAGTTGGCGAACCAAACGCACGAAACGCGCGCGCCGGTTCTGCGCGCGAATGTCGCGAGCGACGCGCACGATTTGCTGTCGGTCGTCGCCGCGCCGCTCGTGGCGGAGAACCGCACCTTTGGCGCGATGTTCCTGGGTTCGCGTCACGCGCGCACTTTCACCGACGATCACGTCGAGATGTTGACGACGATGGCGCATCAGATCGCGTTGGCGATTCGTAACGCGCAACTGTACGCGCAGGTCAATCAACTCGCCGTGCTCGAAGAACGGTACCGCTTGTCGCGCGAAATTCACGACGGCTTGGCGCAAACACTCGGCTACCTCAGTTTGCAAGCCGAGCGATTGGAAAACTTGATCGCGTCGCAACGCTACGATGCGACGACGCGCGAATTGAGCGAGATGCAACAGACGATTCGCGGCGCGTATGTGGATGTGCGCGAAGCGATTGATGGTTTGCGTCTCGGCGTGGATGAGCCGGATAAACTCGTCGCGCGCTTGACCGATTACGTGGACGAGTTCGCGCGGCAAACCGGCATCGCGGCGACGTTTACCTCCGAGCCAGCGGGTTTGACCGTTTCGCCGGAAATGGGGATGCAGTTGCTGCGCATCGCGCAGGAAGCGTTAACGAACGTGCGGAAACATTCGCACGCGCGCCAAGTCCAGGTCGCGTTGCGCGCGAACGCGCACGAGATCGCGTTGAGCGTGACGGATGATGGGAGCGGTTTTCGCGATGCGGCGCAACCAGGACGCGTGTATCACAGTCACGGCATGGCGACGATGCGCGAACGCGCACAGAGTCTCGGCGGCACGTTGACGGTCGCGACCGGTCCGGGGCAAGGCACGCGCATCGTCGTGATGATGCCAATACGCGCGGCGCGCGATTCTGTAGTATAA
- a CDS encoding response regulator transcription factor — MKILIADDHFLFREGLARILNDVPDVRVVATVASGEDALVRVGEFKPDVVLLDVNMPGMGGVEAARRLHDVHPQLGIVMLTISEQQSDLFAAIRAGARGYLLKNMNSQDLIAAIQHVAAGEAMIAPAMAVKLLSEFASGAPKPDSPPPGDELSAREREVLEFVARGLSNKEIATQLALSPHTVKAHLRTILDKLHVRSRAEAAAWAARRGINPSG; from the coding sequence ATGAAAATTCTCATCGCCGACGACCACTTTCTTTTTCGCGAAGGACTGGCGCGCATCTTGAACGACGTGCCGGATGTGCGCGTCGTGGCGACCGTTGCCAGCGGTGAAGATGCGCTCGTGCGCGTGGGCGAGTTCAAGCCGGATGTCGTCTTGCTCGACGTGAACATGCCCGGTATGGGCGGCGTCGAAGCGGCGCGGCGTTTGCACGATGTGCATCCGCAATTGGGCATCGTGATGCTCACCATATCGGAACAACAATCCGATCTCTTCGCCGCGATTCGCGCCGGCGCGCGCGGCTATCTCCTCAAGAACATGAACAGCCAGGATTTGATCGCGGCGATTCAACACGTCGCCGCGGGCGAAGCGATGATTGCGCCCGCGATGGCGGTCAAGCTTCTCAGCGAATTCGCGTCCGGCGCGCCCAAGCCGGACAGTCCGCCTCCCGGCGACGAGTTGAGCGCGCGCGAGCGCGAAGTGCTCGAATTCGTCGCGCGCGGGTTGAGCAACAAGGAAATCGCGACGCAACTTGCGCTATCGCCACACACGGTCAAGGCACACCTCCGCACGATCCTCGATAAGCTCCACGTTCGCAGTCGCGCCGAAGCCGCCGCCTGGGCGGCGCGGCGCGGGATTAATCCTTCCGGCTAG
- a CDS encoding peptide ABC transporter substrate-binding protein — MLRVRVLLVLIAASVLIGCRAAPAVIARELRLNLGSEPPTLDPVLATDPGSQQIIRMIFSSLVELDPTTGAPQHGLSNGWAVSADGLIWEFKLREDAVWVRYVPARGIVEKKRAVTARDVVYSVRRVFDPRVGSGFAMTFAPLIRGAEQLRAANPQTTSDAEFERLFGALGVSAIDDSTVRFILTRPASYFPSLLATWLARIQPRESIEAGGTVWTEPGTLWTSGPYYIERWSHNREIILRKNDNYYDAGSVAVTRISFAMIADTATALDEYKNGDLDSLDPYGALTATDVNQLREDPLLGKQLQIVPSMCAHYYGFNVAKEPFKDVLVRKAFVAAIDRETLTSSIVYLGEPARWFTRPGIYASPDISDTLGAQSGFNVNQAREYLRQSGYDRRKLGTITLAVNTSETHVVLAETIAQMWKSNLNVEVRVARLDWKSYLQNLRDDTPQIFRLGYCAYYPDAANFANVFRSNSPDNFTRWVSLPFDQQVINAARETDATKRRAMYRAAEKMLIEDQAIIEPLWWSQRATLTKPNIRRTYAITDGYERFDLWNVE; from the coding sequence ATGTTACGCGTACGGGTTCTCCTCGTTTTGATTGCGGCGAGCGTGTTGATCGGTTGCCGCGCCGCGCCCGCCGTCATCGCGCGCGAATTGCGTCTCAATCTCGGCAGCGAACCGCCTACGCTCGATCCTGTGCTCGCGACCGATCCTGGGTCGCAACAAATCATCCGCATGATTTTTTCATCGCTCGTCGAACTCGACCCCACGACCGGCGCGCCGCAACACGGACTGTCGAACGGCTGGGCGGTCTCCGCCGATGGTCTCATCTGGGAATTCAAATTGCGCGAGGATGCGGTGTGGGTGCGTTACGTGCCGGCGCGCGGCATCGTCGAAAAGAAACGCGCGGTCACCGCGCGCGATGTCGTGTACAGCGTCCGCCGCGTGTTCGACCCCCGCGTCGGTTCCGGTTTCGCGATGACGTTCGCACCGTTGATTCGCGGCGCGGAACAATTGCGCGCCGCGAATCCGCAGACAACGAGCGACGCCGAGTTCGAGCGATTGTTTGGCGCGCTTGGCGTGAGCGCGATAGATGATTCCACTGTGCGTTTCATCCTCACGCGACCGGCAAGTTATTTTCCGTCTCTCCTCGCGACCTGGCTCGCGCGCATCCAGCCGCGCGAATCCATCGAAGCCGGCGGCACGGTGTGGACGGAGCCAGGAACGTTGTGGACGAGCGGACCGTACTATATCGAGCGGTGGTCGCACAATCGCGAAATCATCCTGCGGAAAAATGACAATTATTACGATGCGGGATCAGTCGCCGTGACGCGCATTTCCTTCGCGATGATCGCGGATACCGCAACCGCGCTCGACGAGTACAAGAACGGCGACCTCGACTCGCTCGACCCGTACGGCGCGCTCACCGCGACCGACGTGAATCAGTTGCGCGAAGACCCGCTCCTTGGCAAGCAGTTGCAAATCGTACCGAGCATGTGCGCGCACTATTACGGTTTCAACGTTGCAAAAGAACCGTTCAAGGACGTGCTCGTCCGCAAAGCGTTTGTCGCCGCGATTGATCGCGAGACGTTGACAAGTTCCATCGTGTATCTCGGCGAACCGGCGCGCTGGTTCACGCGTCCCGGCATTTACGCGTCGCCGGATATTTCGGATACGCTCGGCGCGCAGAGCGGATTCAACGTCAACCAAGCGCGCGAGTATTTGCGTCAGTCGGGGTACGACCGGCGCAAACTCGGCACGATCACGCTCGCGGTGAACACAAGCGAAACGCACGTGGTGTTGGCGGAGACAATCGCGCAAATGTGGAAGAGCAATCTCAACGTCGAGGTGCGCGTCGCACGCTTGGACTGGAAAAGTTATCTGCAAAATTTGCGCGACGATACGCCGCAGATCTTTCGGCTGGGATACTGCGCATACTATCCCGACGCCGCGAATTTTGCAAACGTGTTTCGTTCCAATTCGCCGGACAATTTTACGCGCTGGGTGTCCTTGCCGTTCGATCAACAAGTGATCAACGCCGCGCGCGAAACGGATGCGACGAAGCGCCGGGCGATGTATCGCGCCGCCGAAAAAATGTTGATCGAAGACCAAGCGATCATCGAGCCGTTGTGGTGGTCGCAGCGCGCCACGTTGACCAAGCCAAACATTCGCCGCACCTACGCGATCACGGACGGCTACGAGCGATTTGATTTGTGGAATGTGGAGTAG
- a CDS encoding SCO family protein: MKSKRVTLIAVIVVGLVLLGATAFIGGRLLTPYAFHGAVLQSPLPAQNFTMMSHLGQRMSLEDFRGKFVLLYFGYTICPDVCPTTLAELANARKLLGKEGDQMQVVMVTVDPARDTQAVLANYMTHFHPSFIGLTGTEDQIAQIATYYGIYYEKQESDSALGYLMNHTATTMVVDRNGYLRLVFPYGTSAQDMASDLQYLMSR, translated from the coding sequence ATGAAATCGAAACGGGTAACGCTCATCGCGGTGATTGTCGTCGGGCTGGTTCTGCTCGGCGCGACGGCGTTCATCGGCGGACGTTTGTTGACGCCGTACGCGTTTCACGGCGCAGTTTTACAATCGCCGCTCCCGGCGCAAAACTTTACGATGATGAGTCACCTGGGACAACGCATGTCGCTCGAAGATTTTCGCGGCAAGTTCGTTTTGCTTTATTTCGGTTATACGATTTGCCCGGATGTGTGCCCGACGACATTGGCGGAACTCGCCAACGCGCGCAAGTTGCTCGGCAAAGAGGGCGACCAAATGCAAGTCGTGATGGTGACGGTGGACCCCGCGCGCGATACGCAAGCCGTGCTCGCCAATTACATGACGCACTTTCATCCGTCGTTCATCGGTTTGACCGGCACGGAAGATCAAATCGCGCAGATCGCGACGTACTATGGCATCTACTACGAAAAGCAAGAAAGCGATTCCGCGCTCGGTTATCTGATGAATCACACCGCGACGACGATGGTCGTGGATCGCAACGGATACCTGCGACTCGTATTTCCGTATGGGACGTCGGCGCAAGACATGGCGTCCGATTTACAATACTTGATGTCGAGGTAA
- a CDS encoding Uma2 family endonuclease, whose product MAQAPTLASPAIPSTPLPEQGKWTYEDWLKLPENDYRYEIIDGVLHMAPPPNFEKHQKPAFELATQLKLFAKANKLGLVGVAPTGVRLPTQSVPLQPDIFFVAAGRNDVRFGHFVEGAPDLIVEVLSPSNWMYDRQEKFQAYQDAGVREYWIVDPRVQTIEVFVLEQGAFTLIGKWGATERAQSQVMRGFEINVAELFQE is encoded by the coding sequence ATGGCGCAAGCACCGACGCTCGCTTCACCAGCAATTCCGTCCACGCCATTGCCCGAGCAGGGCAAATGGACGTACGAGGATTGGCTCAAGTTGCCGGAGAATGATTATCGTTACGAAATCATTGACGGAGTGTTGCACATGGCACCGCCACCCAATTTTGAGAAACATCAAAAACCGGCTTTTGAATTGGCAACTCAATTGAAACTGTTTGCCAAAGCGAACAAACTTGGGCTGGTCGGAGTCGCACCGACAGGCGTGCGTTTGCCGACGCAATCCGTGCCGTTGCAGCCGGATATTTTCTTTGTTGCGGCGGGACGCAATGATGTGCGTTTCGGTCACTTTGTCGAAGGCGCGCCCGATTTGATCGTCGAAGTGTTATCACCGTCGAATTGGATGTACGACCGGCAAGAAAAATTTCAAGCGTACCAAGACGCGGGCGTGCGCGAGTATTGGATCGTTGACCCGCGCGTGCAGACCATCGAAGTGTTTGTGTTGGAGCAAGGCGCGTTCACGTTGATCGGCAAGTGGGGCGCGACTGAACGCGCGCAATCCCAGGTCATGCGCGGTTTTGAAATTAACGTTGCCGAACTATTCCAGGAATGA
- a CDS encoding copper chaperone PCu(A)C, translated as MKRVMLVVSVVVLWLVGCASPTPAAPKIAVEGVWGRPSPATAQAGAFYMMIRNTGSVADKLTAAKSNACGTVELHESYMMANGAMGMRMVTGGTMDIPANGQVELKVGGLHIMCIEKKVELKSGVKLPLTLVFEKSGQINVDVEIREQ; from the coding sequence ATGAAACGCGTGATGTTGGTGGTGAGTGTTGTAGTGTTGTGGTTGGTTGGCTGTGCCAGTCCCACGCCTGCCGCGCCAAAAATCGCGGTCGAAGGTGTGTGGGGGCGCCCTTCGCCGGCAACGGCTCAAGCCGGTGCGTTCTACATGATGATTCGCAACACTGGTTCTGTCGCAGACAAGTTGACTGCCGCGAAATCGAACGCGTGCGGCACGGTCGAACTGCACGAGTCGTACATGATGGCGAACGGCGCGATGGGCATGCGAATGGTCACGGGCGGCACGATGGACATTCCGGCGAACGGGCAAGTGGAACTCAAAGTCGGCGGCTTGCACATCATGTGCATTGAAAAAAAAGTGGAGCTCAAGTCTGGAGTCAAACTACCGCTGACCCTGGTCTTTGAAAAATCGGGGCAGATCAACGTGGATGTCGAAATTCGTGAGCAATAA
- a CDS encoding COX15/CtaA family protein, translating to MKTTSFSNYAWFVLVLNIAVILWGAYVRASGSGAGCGSHWPLCNNQVVPAASQVATLIEFAHRVTSGLALLMVLGMLVWARREFPAGHPARAGAAFSMAMMITEAVAGAGLVLFNWTAFDISLGRIIVMPVHLLITFSLLAALSLTVWWASGGAAIRWRGQGARAWMLGIGLFVTLLMGMAGAVTALGDTVLPVASLTPGHYESLSPAGQLLVSLRVWHPLIAVAVAAYLLFVVNTLRASKMDADARRFSTTLVVLFAIELGAGVLNIYLLVPIWMQLLHLLLADLVWIVLILLTAATLRSAESG from the coding sequence ATGAAAACAACCTCTTTCAGCAACTATGCCTGGTTCGTGCTCGTCCTCAACATCGCGGTGATCTTGTGGGGCGCGTATGTGCGCGCGAGCGGTTCGGGCGCCGGGTGCGGCAGTCATTGGCCCCTCTGCAACAATCAGGTCGTGCCAGCCGCGTCCCAGGTTGCCACGCTCATCGAATTCGCGCATCGCGTTACGAGCGGACTCGCCCTCTTGATGGTGCTGGGGATGCTCGTGTGGGCGCGGCGCGAATTCCCGGCGGGACATCCGGCGCGCGCTGGCGCGGCGTTCTCAATGGCGATGATGATTACCGAAGCGGTCGCCGGCGCGGGTCTCGTGCTGTTCAACTGGACCGCGTTCGACATTTCACTCGGACGCATCATCGTGATGCCGGTGCATCTCTTGATTACGTTTTCGCTGCTCGCCGCGCTATCGTTGACGGTGTGGTGGGCATCGGGCGGCGCGGCGATTCGATGGCGCGGGCAAGGCGCGCGCGCGTGGATGCTGGGAATTGGATTGTTCGTCACTTTGTTGATGGGCATGGCGGGCGCAGTCACCGCGCTCGGCGACACGGTTCTGCCGGTCGCCTCGCTCACACCTGGACATTACGAATCGCTTTCGCCAGCGGGGCAACTACTCGTCAGTTTGCGCGTGTGGCATCCGCTGATCGCGGTTGCCGTCGCCGCGTATTTGTTGTTCGTCGTCAATACGTTGCGCGCATCCAAGATGGACGCGGACGCGCGGCGTTTCTCGACGACGTTGGTCGTCCTGTTCGCAATTGAATTAGGCGCGGGCGTGTTGAACATTTATTTGCTCGTGCCGATCTGGATGCAGTTGTTGCATTTGTTACTCGCCGATCTTGTGTGGATCGTTTTGATCTTGTTGACCGCCGCGACCTTGCGGTCGGCGGAAAGCGGTTGA